A region of the Leptospiraceae bacterium genome:
GGTATTACTCGCTGTAATTTCCTCTATGTATGCAGTCTATCATGGACCGGAAGGAATTAAACATATCGCTACTCGAATTCATTTGCTTACTTCTATTCTTGCAAAGGGAATTGAGTCGCTTGGATTTAAAATCAATACTGCAAATTATTTCGATACCATTTCTATTGCTGCGGATAAAGGCACACAATCCGAAATTCGTGCACTTGCAGAATCTAAAAACGTAAATCTTCGCTACGAAGAAAACTCGATTGGAATTTCTTTAGATGAAACTGTAAGCAAAGAAGATATTCTTACACTGCTTTCCGTATTTAATAAAGGCGTAGCGGTTAATGTAAATATTGCGGCAGACACCGTATCTTATAATTTTCAGAAGTCACTCGTTAGAACCAGCAAATACCTGACTCATCCTGTATTTAATACTTATCACACTGAAACAAAAATTTTGCGTTATATCCGCAAACTTGAATCTAGAGATGTGAGTCTCACTCATTCTATGATTCCACTTGGTTCTTGCACGATGAAACTAAATGCTGCTACTGAAATGCTTCCTTTAACTTGGCCTGAAGTTTCTAAGCTTCATCCATTTGTGCCAGAAGCGCAAACTCGTGGTTATCTAGAAATGTTTTCTCAATTAGAAAAATGGCTTTGTGAAATCACTGGATTTAAAGCAATTTCACTTCAACCAAATGCAGGCTCTCAAGGAGAATACGCGGGATTACTCGCTATTCGAGATTACCATTTAGCTAAGAATCAGGGGCATAGAACTGTTTGCCTCATTCCAACATCTGCTCATGGAACAAACCCTGCGTCTGCTGTGATGGCAGGATTTAAAGTAATCGTAACTGCTTGTGATGAAAATGGAAATATCGATGTCGCTGATCTAAAAGAAAAAGCTGAGAAGTATAAGAACGAACTTGGTGCGTTGATGATTACTTATCCTTCTACTCACGGTGTATTCGAAGCAACGATCAAAGAAATTTGTGAAATCATTCACGTCAATGGTGGACAGGTTTATATGGACGGAGCAAACATGAATGCACAGGTGGGATTAACCAGTCCCGGTGAAATTGGTGCGGACGTTTGCCATTTAAACTTACACAAAACATTCTGTATACCACACGGTGGTGGTGGACCCGGTGTAGGACCTATCGGAGTTGCGGCTCACCTAGTTCCATTTCTTCCAGGACATGCGTTAGTCGATAACGGAAGCAAACGAAATACAAATTCAGTAACTAGTGCACCTTGGGGTAGTGCAAGTATAACAACAATTTCTTGGATATACATTGCTATGCTTGGTGGAGAAGGTTTAACATATGCAACCAAGATGGCAATTCTCAACGCTAACTATGTTGCAAAACGTTTAGAGTCTTATTATCCTGTTCTCTATCGCGGTAATAAGGACTTAGTCGCTCATGAGTGTATTATCGATGTTAGACGCTATAAGGCGAGCGCAAAAGTAGAAGTAGACGATATTGCAAAACGTCTTATGGACTTTGGATTTCACGCTCCTACTATGTCCTGGCCTGTTCCTGGAACTCTCATGATTGAACCAACGGAAAGCGAGTCTAAAGAAGAGCTAGATAAATTCTGTGATGCTATGATTGCCATCCATAAAGAAATCAAAGACATCGAAGCTAAGAAGCTAGACGAACTAGACAATCCTCTCAAGAACGCACCGCACACTGCTAAGATGGTCATCTCTGATAAATGGGATCATCTCTACTCCCGTGAGTTAGCCGCTTATCCGCTTGCCTATCTTCGTGAGCACAAATACTGGCCTGTTGTAGGTCGTGTGGATAATGTGTATGGAGATAGAAATCTGGTTTGTGCTTGTTTGCCTCTCGAGAGTTATAGCGAGTAATATAGGATTAACACCCTACTTCTTCGCAAAATACAATTCAAGTATTTCATGATAGCGCAAGTAGCCGACGAATTCGTTTTCTTCGTTGACGATAGGCGCTTTATCTAGGTGCTTTTCTTTGAGTAGATTGAGGGCATCACCGATGCTCTCTTCTAGTCGAATGGGATGAATGAGAGAAATGGATGACTTGAATTGTTTTTTATTTTCGATACGAGTCAATTGCAAAGAAGTAATCATTCCTACATATTTATTTTGGGAATCAACGACTACGAAATCTTTATCATCGAACTTGATTAATTCTTTTTTAATACTACTGAGCGGTTTATCGAGAGAAACCACAAGAGAATGTAAAAGGAATTTCTTGTAGCGGAAAACAGGCATTGTCTTCAAGACATCTGTCTGTATATCCCATGCGTGTGCGGGAGAGTGAAAGCGGTTATGTGTTTGTGCTTGGTAGAGGTTGAATTTTTTGGATAGCAATACAACTAGAATGGAACAAAGCATAAGAGGTGGAAGCAATACATAACTTCCGATCATTTCACAAATCATAATCATGGCAGCGATAGGCGCACTTGCGATACCCGCATAAAAAGCTCCCATTCCCACTAAGACGAAGCTTTGGTAATGTGCAGAGTCTAATTGATAGTAGACTCCAACAAATTCTGCTGTAAGCATTCCAATTGAGCCACCTAGAAATAAAGAGGGACCAAAGATTCCTCCTGATCCGCCAGAGGCAATTGTAAAACTTGTTGCGATTACTTTAAATCCTATCACGAATAAAATGAAATAGATTAAATCTAACTTTGCAAAGGTTGAGCGTAGTCCTGATTCTAAAAGAAATTTATGAATAAAATTCTCTCCCGTTCCTGAAACAATAGGAAAGAATAAATAAATAATTCCGCATACTAACCCACCGATAGCGGGTTTTAAAGGAGGATAGATTTTCCATTTAGCAAAAAAGGCTCTTAGCGTCTTAATGAAATTAACCAATAAAAATCCTATTAGAAAACAAATAAAACCGAGTATAGGGTAAAATGGTAAGTATGCGACAGACAATTCATCGAGTGGAAATAAATCTCTATGTATGACGCCAAAGAAACTCAATAAAAAATAAGCTGATACAGACGAAATGATAGAAGGAATCAGAGCATCACTTTCTAAATCTTCTTTGTAGACCATCTCTATTGCGGTTAACGCACCACCAAGAGGCGCTTGGAATATTGTTCCCAGAGATGCACTGACTCCGGCAAGGAGCATAGTTCTTCTTGCTCGTGCACCTCCGCCGAAAAAATCATTGATCGATGAACCTATGCTTGCTCCTATTTGCGCGGCAGGTCCTTCTTTACCGGCACTTCCGCCTAGAGAGAGTGTAAGAATTGTAACGATTGATTTATAGACAGAAACTCTTCCGCGCATCTCTCCATCTCTGTTATGAAAGGCATCCAATACATTGTCTATCCCGTTGCCCTTAGCCTCAGGACAATAGTAATGCGTGATAAATCCAACCAATAAACCACCTAATACCGGTAGAAATAGATACTGCCAGTTGAACCCTTGCGTTAAATATGAGTTAGCCGATACATTTAGGAATGGAAAAAAGTTTTCGGCGTAGGAAAGAATTTTTGAGAATAGGATGATGAAGCATCCGGTTATAATTCCTGTCAGAAAGGAAATGAAATATATATGAATACTATTTTTTATTTTTAACATTATTACTTATTTTATTGGTAATGAGACTTGCCACGGAGGCGCAGAGACACGGAGTAAGGTTCATTGTTGAATTTGAATTGTCTCAGTATAATATCAGAAATAAACTTACTAAATTCTCTGCGTCTCCGTGCCTCTGTGGCAAAATAATCACCCAGCTACATACATCGATTCAACTAATATATCAGGGACTTTCATTGAGCTAAAGGAGTCATTGTATTCATTAGAAAGTCCGCGAATGAGAGGAAGTAAATCAAAGTAGTTTGAATTGAGTGTGATGCGGTCAATCGGTCTTATGCGCTTTCCGTTTTGATAGAGAAATCCTTGCACTCCAATAGAAATTTCTCCAGAGATAGCAGAGCATCCCGATGATCCTTCTAGCTTTGTTACATAAATGCATTCAGGATAAACGGCTAATAGCTCTTCGAGGCTCTTAGTTCCTTTGTCTACAATTAGATTGGATGTCCCGGTGCCTGCTTTGCCGGCATAAGAGCGACTTCCATTTCCTGTCGGTGCAATTCCTGCTTTCTTAGAAGATTCTAAATTGTAGAGAAATGTTTGTAAGACTCCATTCTTGATAATGGGAGTAATCTTTGTTGCAACACCTTCACTGTCAAAAAGTCTAGATCCAGGGAATCCCGGCAAATGAGGATTACACGTCATGTTAAAATCATCAACTGAAATCTTTTGATTGATTTTGTCGGCTAATCGGGATTGTCCTTTCTGAACTAATTCAGCGTAATAAGGAGCTAGAAACATACCGATGATTCCAGAACTCACTCGATTGGAAAATACAACAGGATATTGTTTGCTTTCAACTGGCTCTGCGCCTAATAGTTCCAGTGCTCGCTCTACTGCTTTTTTTGACATATAGTCTGTATTAAAAATAGAATAAGACCTTCCCCCGTTGGAGTAAACTCCCATTTTGCTAGAATCGCCTTCTTTGGCTACTACACCTAGACCTGCGGATACCGCGTTAGCCCGCTTTGCATAATTAACACCTTTAGAATTTTGAATTACAGAACGACCGGAAGATTTAGATACTCCTAAGAAAGGAACATTTACAATCTTCTTGTCTTGGCTAAGAGCGATTTGCTCCAATTCCATTCCTAGTTTTATCATTTGATCAAAGCTGATTTTATCTACTTCTTCTTTATAGCTTTCTAAATCTAGATCAAGTAGCTTGACTCCTTCGGGTAAGTCTAATTCCATTTTGTCTGTGATTTTGGAATGAGCCGTTGCATCTATTACTGCTTGCTTAATTGCTTCCATGGAAAATTTTTCTGTGTAGGCAATACCGGGACGACCATCTCTAAAAAGTCTAATTCCAATTCCTCTAGAGCTCGCGATTTCTGTGCTCTTTACTTTTCCTTCGAATACTTCTACGCCCGATTCATCGGATTCTACGCCAATCACGTCGAAGCTATCTGCTGTTTGCCGCTTAGCTTCTGCACTCATAAATTCTACTGCTTCTTCTAATTTCATTATCTACCACCCACTAAAATTTCATCTACTTTTATACTTGGCTGACCTACTGTTACAGGAATAGAACCAGATGAAGCACCGCACATACCCGCTGTAATCTCCAAGTCATCTCCCACCATAGAAATTTTTGGCAGTATTTCATGACCCTTTCCTATTAACGTTGCTCCTCTGACTGGAACGGTTATCTTTCCGTCTTTAATTAGATATCCTTCTTCCACGGCAAAGTTGAATTCGCCGGTAGCAGGATTCACAGAGCCACCACCCATTTTCTTTGCATAAAGTCCGTCTTTAATAGAAAGAATCATTTGCTCGAATTTGTCTTTTCCTCTGTCGATGTAAGTATTTCTCATACGTGACACCGGCGCATAATGGTAAGATTCCCGTCGTGCTGATCCAGTTCTTCGCACCCCTGTTTCCATTGCGCCGACTTTGTCTGAGAGATAGTTTTTTAAAATTCCATTTTCAATGAGAACTGTTTTTTCTACCGGATAACCCTCATCATCCACATTGATTGAACCCCATGAATAAGGAATGGCTCCTTCGTCTATCGCTGTCACAGAAGAGTGAGCAATTTGCTGACCCAATTTATCACAGAAAGGAGACGCTTTTTTACGAATAGCTTCCGTTTCAAGCGGATGGCCACATGCCTCGTGAAAGATTACTCCACCAAATCCATTTCCCATAACGACTGGCATTTTACGACCGGTTGCATATCCAGCGGATAACATAAGTAAGGCTCTCTCTGTTGCTGTCTTTGCGTAACTTGCAACATCTAGAGACTCAAAGAATTCAAATCCTCTTTGTGCGCCAGGTGATTCTCCAGCAGAAAACATTTCTCCTCCATCTTGTGCTGTTACGGACATTGAGAAGCGAGAGAGAACACGGAAGTCTTTTACCATTAGCCCCTCGCTATTAAAAATAATAATATTTGATACAGCATCAAAAGCGCGTGCACTCACTTGTGCAATCTTAGGAGAGATAGCGCGAGCTGTTTCGTCTGCTAGTTTTAAGATAGATAATTTCTTTTCTTGTCCAACTTTTCTCGGGTCGAGGGTAACAGTGTGTATGCTTGGAAAGAATTTCTCTTGTAGATGAATTAGTTTGCCCGCTTGACTTGAGTCTCTAGTTTCTGATTTTGTTTTGGATAATGCTTCGATGAGTTGAAGCAAATGCTCTTCGTCATCGTTACTTGTATTTGCATAGAACACTTCTGTTCCGTAGATCATTCGAATTCCGATACCATAATCAGTTCCTGCACTTGCAGTCTCCACCTTACGGTTGTTATACGCTACAGACGCACCACGCGTTTCTTCTACAAATATTTCTACGAAGTCTGCTTTTTTATCAAGCCCAGCTTGAATGATTTTCTCTGCCTTTCTCTCGTCCATTGATTACTCCATAAGTGTTAGACCATTTTGAAACTAAACAGACTAGTCTTTCTGTCGAGTGAAAATTTTTTTAGAAATCCTGTCAGTAAAGGTAAGATATTCTTCGTGAGCGGCTAATCGAAACTAAACTGAACGAAATAAATAGTGCATGTGTCCTAGACATAGCGGTTGTAGAAAATCTTGCGATAATTGAACAGGTTAGTTTTGGTAACCTGTATAAAACCACCGAAGAATTACAGGTCATATAGAAAACTTGCAGTTCTTCTTGCAGTTCATCTATACTCTCAAAATTCCAAGACTAAGGATGGACTGCAACATGAACCGCAACTTGAACTGCAAGGAAGGGATAAGCGCTGTATAAAAAAACTCATAGATTGCTCTTTACCTGCCAATTAAATTCTCTTGCAATCTTAGCTATTTGAAAAAAAATTAATTTTAGGAGTAATTATATGAGACCATTTAAAGTTTTAGGAATTCAACAAGTTGCAATCGGAAATGAGAGCAAGGATAAACTCAGCAAGTTCTGGGGCGACATCATGGGACTAACAAAAGTCCATGCTTACAAAAGTGAAAAAGAAAACGTAGACGAAGATATTTATCGGATCGGAAATGGGGCTTTTGCAGTAGAAGTCGATTTAATGATGCCGATTGACGCAAACAAAAGTCCCAAAGTTCACGATCCAAAATTAAACCATATCGGATTGTGGATTGATGATTTACAAGCTTGCGTTAAATGGCTAACAGAGCAAGGAGTTCGTTTTACTCCAGGTGGAATTCGCAAAGGTGCCGGTGGATTTGATGTTTGTTTTATTCATCCAAAGGGTAATGAAGAGTTTCCTCTCTGCTCGGAGGGTGTGCTTGTTGAACTTGTGCAAGCACCTGAAGATGTAATTAAAGCATTTAGTAGCATTGCATAATTTTTCTTATCAAAAGAATTTTCGTTCGTAAGTAAACTAAAAAAGTCAAAAACTCGCTTTTGCTTGCACTTTGGTAAGCAAAAGCAATCCTTTTAGTAAATAATCAGTATTCTCCCTTCTATTATGTCTTATATCTGCTTAACTGCGTAAGTTTTGCAAAAAAATATCTCTAACTTTTATTTCTGATTTGTAAAAGTTCTACCATTTAAGAAAAAAGTTTAATCATCATACTCTAAGTTGTCCTATGGTTATAAGATAATGCAATGTATGGATGATAAAACTTTTTTGGAAGGGCTAATTCGTATGTATCAATCTAACGTAAAGATAAAAGAGACAGATAAAAATTTAGATGGCTCCTATTTCAGTAAATCAGAAATTCTTGAAATTATTTCCGCAATGAAAGAGAACTACAATCATCTTATCTGGTTCAAGCTTCTATATTCGTTTGGAATGAATTTGCAAGAGCTTGTAAATTTGAAAGTGAGAGATGTTGATTTCGAGAATGCTAGCCTCAGAATAAATTCAGGTAAGCGCTCTACTCCCCGGAATTCCGACATTCCCCAATCATTGGTCCAAGAATTAAGGCTGCATTGTAATCATAAGTCTCCTGATGCTTATGTATTTCATGGAAGAAATGGAAAGCTTCATACCCGAACCATTCAAAAGGCTTTGGAGAAAATCGAGCAGCGAATAAATAAACAAATTACCATTGCAAAGCTTAGAAAAAGCATTGCAGTTCATTTATGTCAAAATGGATGGGATTACAGTGAGATTGGTTCATTCTTAGGACATTCAAGTTATCGCGCGACGCGTAATCTGCTGGGTCAGCCGAGAGGTCATTACAGATCCACTGCTCAAACGATAGATGATATTTTTCAATAAGTTATTTTAGTTTACAAGACTTGAACAATTGTTAAAAAACATCTTGACAATTAATTTATTGGAAAAACACTATTTGACTAAGAATGATTTTCTAGTAGAAGCTCAGTTGCTTTGGTATTGAGTTCTATTTTTGAAATTAATTGCTCAGGAGATTCCTTTGGATATCAAAACTCAAACAATAGGTAAGCACGTATTAGTTAAACTCGCAGGTAGGCTAGACATCACTCAGTCAGATGAAGTAGAGTCACACCTTGCGAAAGACGTACTCTCTGGAGGTGGCGATATTATAATTCATTTGGGATCCATTTCCTATATTTCCTCTTCGGGAATTCGTATTTTTGTTGGAATGGTAAGGGAACTAAATCGACAAGGTAGAAAGTTAAAACTCTGCAATATTACTCCCCCTGTTAAAAAAGTATTCGATGTAGTAGAGCTTCTAGACCTTTTTGATGTATATACAACAGAAGAGGAAGCAATCGCCTCTCTTCCATAATTTCAGAACAGTGCTTATCTAGTTTCGAAAAAAGAATCAGTATATTTGGATTCAATGAAATATAAGCACGTAGTTTTTTTCTCCCTTTTTCTTTTTTCTTTTTTTTCTATTCTATTTCATACAAACATTCCAGTGATTTGGCCGGATGAAGTTTTATTCTTTAGTCCTGCCTTTGAACTTGGGATAAATGGGATTATGCGCACTAATGTATTGAATGGATTAATTCCGGGAATGGATACGCATACTCTTTGGATGCCTCCCGCATACATTATTTTATTATCAGGTGTGTTTCATTTTTTTCCAACAGAATTACTTACTGCAAGACTCTTTAGTTCTTTCATTAGTCTTGGTTCCATACTTCTTGTTTATAGAATCTGTTTGCAATATCAGTTCTCTTTTAAGCGAACTAGTTTGGTATTATTGTTGTTAGCCTCTGATTTTCTTTTTTTGAAATTTTCCCATACGGCTCGCATGGAAAGTCTTTGCTTATTCTTTGCACTATTGGCTTTTTACTTTATACTGCGTAGTGCAGGCGTCTCCCTTCGTAAGGACTTGATTAATCAAGTCCTTACGAAGGGAGACGCCTCTACGAAACCAACGAGATTTGACATCTTTCTTTCCGGTATCTGTCTTTCTTTTTCTTTCTTGTCTCATCCATTTGGGATTGTGCATTCTATTCCAGTATTGTTTTTATTATACCAGAGAAATGCTTTAACGATTCAGAATTTAGCTCTGTATGCAATCGCAGGCTTATTGCCAATAGCCGCTTGGGGAGTTTACGTTGTTCCTAACTGGGAATTATTCATTGTTCAGTTTGGTGCCCAGTTGTCACGAAAGAATGAACTATTGGGAAAGTTTACCTGGCTTGATAAAGTGAAAATTATTTTTTCTGTCTATAAATTTCCAATGGTTAAACTGGGATTATTTGCTACAACGATTGCTTTGTTGCTCTATGGATTCATCTCACAGAAAAAGAAAGGGGATAATGCTAATAATTCTCTTTTGCTCTGGATAAAGAATTCGCCGGAAATTTTTTTCTTTGTATGGCTTTTTACTTTATTAGGGTTTTTATTTGTCTCTAGCGAGTCCTGGTATGTTTTTCATATTGTAGTTCCGTTTACTTTGTTGTTATCCGCAATGGTTGATAATAAAGAAAAGCCCATTCGTATTTTTCTTTTTATTAGCATTGTTTATAATATTTTTGTTATACTATGGGTTCCATTCAGTGTTTACTTTGTTTATAAATCTCCAGAGAAAACAAAAGAATTTTTTCTTTTAATAGAGAAAGAAATTGAGCGCAAAAACAATATTTACCTCCAAGCAATTCCTGATCCCTATTTTTATTTAAAGAAGAAATTTCCAGAAAAGACATTGCATGAGTTTATTCCCGGTGAGTTATCTGCTATCCAGGATAAGAATCCGGATGGGTCAGAAAAAAAGAGTCTTCTAAATAGATTAGGAATTGCAAAAGAGAATTATAAAATTGATGCAAATTTTTATAAAGAAACAATTCATAGGCAAGAAGTTTTTATCTTTTACAATGAGAGCCTCATGAATGACTATATTCATGCATATTTAATGAAAAATGCTGATAAATTTGAGCGTAAACTTCTCCACGTAGAAACTCCTAAGGGAAGCGATTTAAAGCTTGAGGCAGTGATTTTTGTTCAAAAGTAAAAAGCTTACCTTTTTTTGCCTATTTATTAAAATTTGTAGTCAAAAACAACTATTTCAGAGATTTGTTATTTTAAGAGTACACTTGGAGTAAGGAATGATTTTCGATAATTTATATGCTCTCTTTTCAAATGACATGGGTATCGACCTAGGTACTGCGAATACGCTTGTACATGTCAAAGGTCAGGGCATTGTTCTATCAGAGCCCAGCGTTGTTGCAGTTCAGGCGTCCACAGGTAAGGTTTTAGCTGTAGGCCAAGAGGCGAAGCGTATGCTTGGTAGGACTCCAGGTGATATCGTCGCAATTCGACCAATGAAAGACGGTGTAATCGCCGATTTCGAGACAGTCGAAAAAATGATTCGTTATTTTATTGCTAAAGTTCATAATCGCACGACCTTCGTTAAACCTAGAATCGTAATTGGTGTCCCTTCTGGGATTACTGAGGTAGAAAGACGTGCTGTTCGTGAGTCTGCTGAGCAGGCTGGAGCACGCGAGATATTCTTAATTGAAGAAGCTCTTGCGGCCGCTATTGGCGCTAATGTCCCTATACACGAGCCTGCTGGAAATATGATTGTAGATATAGGTGGGGGAACTACCGAAATCGCTGTAATTTCTCTTGGTGGTATGGTAATCGCAGAATCCATCCGAACAGGTGGAGACGAATTCGATGAAGCCATCATCAAACATCTACGTAACCAATACAACTTAGTAATCGGGGATAGAACCGCTGAAGACATTAAGCTTACCATCGGAAACGCTTACATGGATAAGCGAACTGATACAATGGAAGTAAAAGGTAGAGATGCAATTTCCGGTTTACCTAGAACTCTCGAACTTGACAGTAACGAAATCAGAAAGGCTCTCAAAGAACCAACCGATCAAATTTTAGATGGTGTAAAGCGTGTTCTTGAAAAAACACCACCTGAACTTTCTGCTGATATAGTAGAGCGTGGAATTATTTTAACAGGCGGCGGATGCCTGCTTCGTGGTTTGGAGTATTTTATTTCTAGAGAAACTGGTGTTCCTGTGTTCCGTGCAGAGAATCCATTGACCTGCGTCGTATTAGGAACAGGTAAATATCTAGACGAATTAAAATACATCAAGCGTGGAGTTAAGTAAGATTGCTCCAATATGCTATGGGATAGACTTAGTCAACTTCGAGAATTCATTTCTGTCCTATTTTGCATCCTTTTCTCTATTTCTTCCTTGATCTGGAATGGCAACCTTGTTGTAAAAGGGGTTGCTAGCACTCAGACAGTCAGCAATGCAGTATCCTCTTCCATTGACTCCTTTGGAAGTTTCTTCAAAAGTGCTTATAACAAATTAGAATCGTATGAATCAGTTCGTAAAGAGCGAGATTCTTATGCAAAGTTAATTGAGGAATACAAGGTGTTGCCGCAAGACATTAATGCCTTACGTGCCGAAAATGATTTACTCAGAAAGGAGCTTGGCTTTGCGCCTAAGATCGAGTATCCTTATATTAAAGCCGAAGTCCTCTCCATACGGCTAAACTCTATTTACCGCATTATTATTATCAATAAAGGAAAAGATGCTGGAATTCGTCCTTATATGCCTGTGATAGGACGTGCTATTGATGAGTCAAATGGTCAAGTGATCCAAGCCTTAGTCGGTAAAGTAATTGCTGTAAACAATGGCACGAGCGTGGTGCAACCGATTATTAATTCTAATTTTACAATGGGTGTTCAAATTCCGAAGACAAATTTCTGGGCAACTCTTTCAGGCAATTCAGGGAGAGGAATGGAAGCCGTTCTTAATTACATTGACAATGGATTTATAATTGATCCAAAGCTCATTACAGGAAAACAAATTGGACCTAGCCTACCTACTAGTGAAGCAAGTTTTATTGATTCATTTGGTAACTTAGGCAAACCAGTATTTTCCTCTTCCAGTGGTGGAGTATTTCCGGCTGCTATTCCTGTTGGAATTATTGCAGAAGAAGGACCACGCTCCGGTTCATTCAAAACTGCTTATATAAAGCCATATATCCGATTTGAAGAGTTGCAATTTGTGTCTGTAATCAAGAAGACTCCTGATAAATGGGTAGAAGATTGGCCTGAAGAAAAAAGTATTTCTATTGAAAATCCTTACTTCGGTGAGTTAAATTTCCCGGGTGAAATTTTAGAAAGCAAAGAAGCAGGGAGCAAAGACAAAAAGCCATTACCCGCTCCAGCACCTCAGCCTATACCAGTTCCAAAGAAAATAGAAATTAAGCCGGTTAATCCAACGACTCCTGTAATTCCAAAAGAAAAAAAGAAACTATCTACAGATACCGATGATAGTGATGAAATGCTTCGTAAGTTAGAGGATACAAATCAATGATCTTAGAACGAATCGTAATAGGAATAGGAATATTGCTTGCGCATGTATTGAACGGGACAAATCTTTTTGATATTGGCACTGCAATTAAACCTGATTTTATGATTCTTCTCGTAATCTTTTTTGCTCTTCGTAAGGGAGGAATGAGTGGATTATGGATTGGATTTATCGGAGGACTTTTGACGGATGCAGCACTGGGTGGAGAAGAAGGAATTGGTGGTAAGGTATTTTATAAAATAGGGATTCATTCTTTAAGCTTTTCCATTATTGGATATTTGTTAGGAAAATTCGGAAGAATATCTTACAATGAAAACTTTGTATCCATTTCTATATTTGCATTTTTCTTAACTCTTGCAGCTCGTGGATTAACATATATGCTTTTTAGTTTTTTCTTTCATCCAAATCTCAACTATTCATTCGTAGCAACCTCCATTTATAACGCAGCCATTGCACCACTAACGTTTTTTACATTGTCATGGGTATATAATTTAGATCCTACGTCTTCAGAGGGAATTAGATAGTGTCAAGAAATTCAACCTCGTCGATTGAGTTTAAACTTGAGCAGGGATTTAGATATCGTCTGTATTTTTTTACGGGGCTAATTTTATTTACCCTCATTGCATTCATATTACAACTATTCAATTTACAAATCATCAATGGAAGTGAAAACTCTTTAAAGGCAGAAAGGTTTGTAAGACGAAGTGAATCCTTGCCAGCAGCACGCGGTCAAGTGTATGATAGAAATTTTATCAATCCAGAAATGTCTACACAGCATATGCTGATTTCCAATTCTGCTTCCTTAGATGTTATAGTCAATTCAGGTTTACTAAAAAATAATCCACAGCGGATAAAAGAGTTTATGCTCGTATTCTATAAGACTCTTTCCATTCCTGAGGCTTATTATGCAGATGAAATTAAAGAGCCAAAGTTTACTAAGAAAGTAAAATCGAAAATTCCAATTGTTTTATTACAAGGTATTTCCTCTGAGCAACACGAAAGAATTTC
Encoded here:
- the gcvP gene encoding aminomethyl-transferring glycine dehydrogenase, producing the protein MTTNPNSTLSQKSINPLDPADSFLKRHVGSDNNEVQEMLNTLGYSSLDAMIDTAVPKNIRLKNPIRVTEPKSEYEVLQELKKILSQNKIFKTFIGTGFNDCIIPAVIQRNILENPGWYTAYTPYQAEIAQGRLEALLNFQTMIIDMTGLEIANASLLDESTAAAEAVTLCHAVKADDNGDTIFISDECHPQTIDVVKTRALPVGIKVVVGDFKTFKADKSYFAAVVQYPATNGNVYDYEEFVKQAHASGVLVVVAADLLSLSILKAPGEFGADVAVGSTQRFGLPLGFGGPHAGYMATKEGFKRSLPGRLIGVSKDSQGAPAMRLSLQTREQHIRRDKATSNICTAQVLLAVISSMYAVYHGPEGIKHIATRIHLLTSILAKGIESLGFKINTANYFDTISIAADKGTQSEIRALAESKNVNLRYEENSIGISLDETVSKEDILTLLSVFNKGVAVNVNIAADTVSYNFQKSLVRTSKYLTHPVFNTYHTETKILRYIRKLESRDVSLTHSMIPLGSCTMKLNAATEMLPLTWPEVSKLHPFVPEAQTRGYLEMFSQLEKWLCEITGFKAISLQPNAGSQGEYAGLLAIRDYHLAKNQGHRTVCLIPTSAHGTNPASAVMAGFKVIVTACDENGNIDVADLKEKAEKYKNELGALMITYPSTHGVFEATIKEICEIIHVNGGQVYMDGANMNAQVGLTSPGEIGADVCHLNLHKTFCIPHGGGGPGVGPIGVAAHLVPFLPGHALVDNGSKRNTNSVTSAPWGSASITTISWIYIAMLGGEGLTYATKMAILNANYVAKRLESYYPVLYRGNKDLVAHECIIDVRRYKASAKVEVDDIAKRLMDFGFHAPTMSWPVPGTLMIEPTESESKEELDKFCDAMIAIHKEIKDIEAKKLDELDNPLKNAPHTAKMVISDKWDHLYSRELAAYPLAYLREHKYWPVVGRVDNVYGDRNLVCACLPLESYSE
- a CDS encoding chloride channel protein translates to MLKIKNSIHIYFISFLTGIITGCFIILFSKILSYAENFFPFLNVSANSYLTQGFNWQYLFLPVLGGLLVGFITHYYCPEAKGNGIDNVLDAFHNRDGEMRGRVSVYKSIVTILTLSLGGSAGKEGPAAQIGASIGSSINDFFGGGARARRTMLLAGVSASLGTIFQAPLGGALTAIEMVYKEDLESDALIPSIISSVSAYFLLSFFGVIHRDLFPLDELSVAYLPFYPILGFICFLIGFLLVNFIKTLRAFFAKWKIYPPLKPAIGGLVCGIIYLFFPIVSGTGENFIHKFLLESGLRSTFAKLDLIYFILFVIGFKVIATSFTIASGGSGGIFGPSLFLGGSIGMLTAEFVGVYYQLDSAHYQSFVLVGMGAFYAGIASAPIAAMIMICEMIGSYVLLPPLMLCSILVVLLSKKFNLYQAQTHNRFHSPAHAWDIQTDVLKTMPVFRYKKFLLHSLVVSLDKPLSSIKKELIKFDDKDFVVVDSQNKYVGMITSLQLTRIENKKQFKSSISLIHPIRLEESIGDALNLLKEKHLDKAPIVNEENEFVGYLRYHEILELYFAKK
- a CDS encoding TldD/PmbA family protein — protein: MKLEEAVEFMSAEAKRQTADSFDVIGVESDESGVEVFEGKVKSTEIASSRGIGIRLFRDGRPGIAYTEKFSMEAIKQAVIDATAHSKITDKMELDLPEGVKLLDLDLESYKEEVDKISFDQMIKLGMELEQIALSQDKKIVNVPFLGVSKSSGRSVIQNSKGVNYAKRANAVSAGLGVVAKEGDSSKMGVYSNGGRSYSIFNTDYMSKKAVERALELLGAEPVESKQYPVVFSNRVSSGIIGMFLAPYYAELVQKGQSRLADKINQKISVDDFNMTCNPHLPGFPGSRLFDSEGVATKITPIIKNGVLQTFLYNLESSKKAGIAPTGNGSRSYAGKAGTGTSNLIVDKGTKSLEELLAVYPECIYVTKLEGSSGCSAISGEISIGVQGFLYQNGKRIRPIDRITLNSNYFDLLPLIRGLSNEYNDSFSSMKVPDILVESMYVAG